The Sesamum indicum cultivar Zhongzhi No. 13 linkage group LG6, S_indicum_v1.0, whole genome shotgun sequence genome has a segment encoding these proteins:
- the LOC105165067 gene encoding uncharacterized protein LOC105165067, whose amino-acid sequence MGISTYCTLNLFPPPISSPISRPAEVACNPAARERSWKSQCLLGLTCAIIGLELGNFAVVGDQERAIAADMPSAASKIIIRWSDRRACQPWRPNSLETIVPENLPRPSATGFSESAPPVKVVARSRAKSCFYL is encoded by the exons ATGGGTATTTCAACATATTGCACCCTCAATCTTTTCCCCCCTCCTATTTCTTCCCCAATTTCGAGACCTGCAGAAGTCGCATG CAACCCTGCTGCAAGGGAGCGATCATGGAAGAGCCAATGCTTGTTAGGGTTAACATGCGCGATTATTGGACTGGAATTGGGGAATTTCGCGGTGGTGGGCGATCAAGAAAGAGCCATTGCAGCGGATATGCCGTCAGCAGCGTCCAAGATCATCATCAGGTGGAGCGACAGAAGGGCTTGCCAGCCGTGGCGGCCTAATTCACTCGAGACCATCGTGCCGGAGAACCTTCCGCGGCCTTCGGCCACTGGCTTCTCCGAGTCTGCGCCGCCAGTGAAGGTGGTGGCCAGGTCTAGAGCTAAAAGTTGTTTCTATTTGTAA